One segment of Phragmites australis chromosome 13, lpPhrAust1.1, whole genome shotgun sequence DNA contains the following:
- the LOC133888015 gene encoding COP9 signalosome complex subunit 5-like, translating into MEPTSSASIARQTWELENSIPAAASDPDAMDAIYRHDDAAQARAQQEKPWANDPHHFRRARISALALLKMVVHARAGGTIEVMGLMQGKCEGDSIIVMDAFALPVEGTETRVNAQADAYEYMVEYSTINKQAGRLENVVGWYHSHPGYGCWLSGIDVSTQMLNQQFTEPFLAVVIDPTRTVSAGKVEIGAFRTYPKDYKPPDEPVSEYQTIPLNKIEDFGVHCKQYYSLDITYFKSSLDSHLLDLLWNKYWVNTLSSSPLLGNRDYVAGQIFDLADKLEQAEGQLAHSRFGMLMPSQRKKEQEESPLAKVTRDSSKITAEQVHGLMSQVIKDILFNSVHPSSKDNTSGPDSSGPEPMVEA; encoded by the exons ATGGAGCCCACCTCGTCGGCGTCGATCGCGCGTCAGACGTGGGAGCTGGAGAACAGTATCCCCGCGGCGGCCTCCGACCCGGACGCGATGGACGCGATATACCGCCACGACGACGCGGCGCAGGCGCGGGCGCAGCAGGAGAAGCCCTGGGCCAACGACCCGCACCACTTCCGCCGCGCCAGGATCTCCGCGCTCGCGCTCCTCAAGATGGTCGTCCACGCCCGCGCCGGGGGCACCATCGAGGTCATGGGGCTGATGCAGGGCAAGTGCGAGGGCGACTCCATCATCGTCATGGACGCATTCGCGCTCCCCGTCGAGGGCACCGAGACCAGGGTTAACGCGCAGGCCGACGCATATGAGTACATGGTCGAGTACTCAACCATCAACAAGCAG GCTGGAAGGTTAGAGAATGTGGTTGGCTGGTATCATTCGCACCCTGGTTATGGATGCTGGCTGTCAGGCATTGACGTGTCAACTCAGATGCTTAACCAACAATTTACAGAGCCATTCTTGGCCGTTGTGATAGACCCTACAAGGACTGTTTCTGCTGGTAAAGTAGAGATTGGAGCTTTTAGGACATACCCAAAAGATTACAAGCCACCAGATGAGCCTGTGTCTGAGTATCAGACAATACCACTCAACAAGATAGAAGATTTTGGTGTCCACTGCAAACAG TACTATTCTTTGGATATAACTTATTTCAAGTCATCCCTGGACTCCCACCTCCTTGATCTGCTCTGGAACAAGTACTGGGTCAACACGTTATCTTCATCACCACTTCTTGGCAACAGGGATTATGTTGCTGGGCAGATTTTTGACTTAG CTGATAAGCTAGAGCAAGCTGAAGGTCAGCTGGCACACAGTCGATTTGGTATGCTTATGCCATCACAACGAAAGAAAGAG CAAGAGGAGTCTCCACTGGCTAAGGTAACTCGGGATAGCTCCAAAATTACAGCCGAGCAAGTTCATGGTCTCATGTCACAG GTCATAAAAGACATCCTCTTCAACTCTGTGCACCCATCAAGCAAGGACAACACCAGTGGCCCTGATTCATCTGGACCTGAGCCTATGGTTGAAGCTTGA
- the LOC133888016 gene encoding uncharacterized protein LOC133888016 gives MNTDFSSVRLRAKERWSWKIKFFWSDSTRNFASKTNQSPKTSNETDQSQALEVSPYYPLLLFLSSLAGLPRRQRAMVRASLLAVHDAVASGAAVAAQHAHLSPVAIVLLAVAATVAVAAIAAFGCADGAKPRRNKNNNVYYYGQGNPPPPAGAYGYPAQQPPPAGPYGYPAQQPPPGYAYPQQSAARPGGRGLGSGAAGLAVGAVGGLAAGALIGSALHSGGGGGCGGSGCGGGGCGGGGCGGGGCGG, from the coding sequence ATGAACACTGATTTTTCTTCGGTGCGATTGCGTGCGAAAGAGAGGTGGAGCTGGAAAATCAAATTCTTTTGGTCAGACTCAACTCGAAATTTCGCAAGCAAGACGAACCAATCGCCGAAGACTTCGAACGAAACGGACCAATCGCAAGCACTCGAAGTCTCCCCTTATTATCCCCTCCTCTtgttcctctcctctctcgcgGGATTACCACGGAGGCAAAGAGCGATGGTGCGGGCGAGTCTTCTCGCAGTCCACGACGCCGTAGCGAGCGGCGCTGCTGTGGCCGCGCAGCACGCTCACCTAAGCCCCGTCGCGATCGTGCTCCTCGCGGTGGCCGCCACGGTGGCCGTGGCGGCCATCGCCGCCTTCGGCTGCGCGGACGGAGCCAAACCGCGCCGGAACAAAAACAACAACGTCTACTACTACGGCCAGGGCAACCCGCCGCCTCCCGCGGGGGCGTATGGGTACCCGGCGCAGCAGCCGCCTCCCGCCGGGCCGTACGGCTACCCGGCGCAGCAGCCGCCCCCCGGCTACGCGTACCCGCAGCAGAGCGCCGCGAGGCCCGGGGGCCGCGGGCTCGGCTCCGGCGCCGCGGGGCTGGCCGTCGGCGCGGTGGGAGGGCTGGCCGCCGGCGCGCTCATCGGCTCGGCGCTCCActccggcggcggaggcgggtgCGGTGGCAGCGGGTGTGGAGGCGGTGGGTGCGGAGGCGGTGggtgcggcggtggcggctgcGGCGGTTGA
- the LOC133888193 gene encoding protein KAKU4 isoform X2 codes for MASLFGARRRRSPEDDAEDDRSGNARVQRRRLSPEEDAVSPAEATAGATTGTSPGWLSSFVSGARRVFSSVLLFSSPEEAASGEEDDDDGEDGNGLSSDENEDIHDNRGAIVRYSESKLAIEQMVMKETFSRDECDKMVELIKSRVTDSTFPDACEYGTPREIPTRDAGIGHDFTGAWRSLSRDRKFPESVPFSIMRPGSFSPGSPLQASPELCTAAITEAKKWLEEKRQGLGLKPEDNGQCTLNSDMLSSGLDSDMGSPVDLAKSYMQSLPPWQSPYSGSQKFNTSPSGGVHIYDDEGKSKYSISSSKVTMKEDYLSNFWANLEESRRARIGSSGGYTDAYKFRHYGSTSRLFENDTSIFLLGTDEKVGEPAQTNNGAATEPVTGCSIPIAPTEDGNNGIVEPVDLAKDNGNAPQGCHAASEVHPDKVAEGNDMSLTSVSKDATGHSGDVKVPTAEPQIGESHINPASALRPKDAGPPIQASMNGSTHKTSANGLLDQSNANSGLESSGFDNPSCTNSSSAVPPTSNDLTESAANAADVDSVENGTGTKPEELGGSRPSYVRRGRKRVVRGTRGRGK; via the exons ATGGCGTCCCTCTTCGgggctcgccgccggcgatcGCCGGAGGACGACGCTGAGGACGACAGATCCGGCAACGCAAGGGTCCAGCGCCGCCGCCTTTCGCCGGAGGAGGACGCGGTGTCGCCGGCGGAGGCCACGGCCGGGGCGACGACGGGGACTAGCCCCGGGTGGCTCTCCAGCTTCGTCTCCGGGGCGAGGAGGGTATTTTCTTCCGTCTTGTTGTTCTCCTCGCCCGAGGAGGCCGCTTcgggggaggaggatgacgacgacggCGAAGACGGCAACGGCTTGAGCTCCG ATGAGAATGAGGATATTCATGACAATCGTGGAGCAATAGTTCGTTACAGCGAGTCAAAGCTTGCTATTGAGCAAATGGTTATGAAGGAAACATTTTCAAG GGATGAATGTGATAAGATGGTAGAGCTAATAAAATCACGAGTTACAGATTCTACGTTTCCTGACGCTTGTGAGTATGGAACGCCAAGAGAAATCCCAACTAGGGATGCAGGCATTGGCCATGACTTCACAGGAGCGTGGCGCTCCTTGAGCCGTGATCGGAAGTTCCCTGAATCAGTTCCATTCTCTATTATGAGACCTGGTAGTTTTTCTCCTGGATCTCCGCTCCAAGCATCACCTGAGCTATGCACTGCAGCAATTACGGAAGCAAAGAAATGGTTGGAAGAGAAAAGGCAGGGACTAGGCTTAAAGCCTGAAGACAATGGACAATGCACGTTAAACAGTGATATGCTTAGTTCT GGCCTCGACTCTGACATGGGTTCTCCAGTTGATTTAGCTAAATCATACATGCAGTCGTTACCTCCTTGGCAGTCCCCATACTCAGGCAGTCAGAAGTTTAACACATCACCCTCTGGTGGGGTACATATTTATGATGATGAAGGAAAATCCAAATACTCTATCTCATCATCAAAG GTTACCATGAAGGAAGACTACCTTTCCAACTTTTGGGCAAACTTGGAGGAATCACGACGAGCTCGCATAGGATCATCTGGAGGTTATACAGATGCTTATAAATTCAGGCATTATGGTTCTACGTCCAGATTATTTGAGAATGATACCTCTATATTCTTATTGGGTACTGATGAGAAAGTTGGAGAGCCTGCCCAAACTAATAATG GTGCAGCAACAGAACCAGTCACTGGGTGCTCCATACCTATCGCACCAACTGAAGATGGAAACAAT GGTATTGTTGAGCCTGTGGACCTTGCAAAGGACAATGGGAATGCACCTCAAGGATGCCATGCTGCCTCCGAAGTTCATCCCG ATAAGGTAGCAGAGGGAAACGATATGTCTCTCACCAG TGTTTCTAAGGATGCTACTGGCCACAGTGGAGATGTTAAAGTTCCCACTGCAGAACCGCAAATAGGGGAATCACATATCAACCCAGCTTCAG CGTTAAGACCAAAGGATGCAGGTCCCCCAATCCAGGCCAGCATGAATGGGTCGACGCATAAAACATCTGCCAACGG CCTTCTGGATCAATCAAATGCCAACTCAGGGTTAGAATCTTCAGGCTTTGATAATCCCAGTTGCACTAACTCGAGCAGTGCTGTGCCACCCACGAGTAACGACTTGACCGAGTCTGCAGCTAATGCTGCAGATGTTGATTCTGTTGAGAATGGCACGGGAACGAAACCAGAAGAATTGGGAGGCTCGAGACCATCCTATGTTCGGCGAGGAAGGAAAAGGGTGGTGCGAGGCACTAGAGGAAGAGGGAAGTAG
- the LOC133888193 gene encoding protein KAKU4 isoform X1: MASLFGARRRRSPEDDAEDDRSGNARVQRRRLSPEEDAVSPAEATAGATTGTSPGWLSSFVSGARRVFSSVLLFSSPEEAASGEEDDDDGEDGNGLSSDENEDIHDNRGAIVRYSESKLAIEQMVMKETFSRDECDKMVELIKSRVTDSTFPDACEYGTPREIPTRDAGIGHDFTGAWRSLSRDRKFPESVPFSIMRPGSFSPGSPLQASPELCTAAITEAKKWLEEKRQGLGLKPEDNGQCTLNSDMLSSGLDSDMGSPVDLAKSYMQSLPPWQSPYSGSQKFNTSPSGGVHIYDDEGKSKYSISSSKVTMKEDYLSNFWANLEESRRARIGSSGGYTDAYKFRHYGSTSRLFENDTSIFLLGTDEKVGEPAQTNNGSNKGAATEPVTGCSIPIAPTEDGNNGIVEPVDLAKDNGNAPQGCHAASEVHPDKVAEGNDMSLTSVSKDATGHSGDVKVPTAEPQIGESHINPASALRPKDAGPPIQASMNGSTHKTSANGLLDQSNANSGLESSGFDNPSCTNSSSAVPPTSNDLTESAANAADVDSVENGTGTKPEELGGSRPSYVRRGRKRVVRGTRGRGK; the protein is encoded by the exons ATGGCGTCCCTCTTCGgggctcgccgccggcgatcGCCGGAGGACGACGCTGAGGACGACAGATCCGGCAACGCAAGGGTCCAGCGCCGCCGCCTTTCGCCGGAGGAGGACGCGGTGTCGCCGGCGGAGGCCACGGCCGGGGCGACGACGGGGACTAGCCCCGGGTGGCTCTCCAGCTTCGTCTCCGGGGCGAGGAGGGTATTTTCTTCCGTCTTGTTGTTCTCCTCGCCCGAGGAGGCCGCTTcgggggaggaggatgacgacgacggCGAAGACGGCAACGGCTTGAGCTCCG ATGAGAATGAGGATATTCATGACAATCGTGGAGCAATAGTTCGTTACAGCGAGTCAAAGCTTGCTATTGAGCAAATGGTTATGAAGGAAACATTTTCAAG GGATGAATGTGATAAGATGGTAGAGCTAATAAAATCACGAGTTACAGATTCTACGTTTCCTGACGCTTGTGAGTATGGAACGCCAAGAGAAATCCCAACTAGGGATGCAGGCATTGGCCATGACTTCACAGGAGCGTGGCGCTCCTTGAGCCGTGATCGGAAGTTCCCTGAATCAGTTCCATTCTCTATTATGAGACCTGGTAGTTTTTCTCCTGGATCTCCGCTCCAAGCATCACCTGAGCTATGCACTGCAGCAATTACGGAAGCAAAGAAATGGTTGGAAGAGAAAAGGCAGGGACTAGGCTTAAAGCCTGAAGACAATGGACAATGCACGTTAAACAGTGATATGCTTAGTTCT GGCCTCGACTCTGACATGGGTTCTCCAGTTGATTTAGCTAAATCATACATGCAGTCGTTACCTCCTTGGCAGTCCCCATACTCAGGCAGTCAGAAGTTTAACACATCACCCTCTGGTGGGGTACATATTTATGATGATGAAGGAAAATCCAAATACTCTATCTCATCATCAAAG GTTACCATGAAGGAAGACTACCTTTCCAACTTTTGGGCAAACTTGGAGGAATCACGACGAGCTCGCATAGGATCATCTGGAGGTTATACAGATGCTTATAAATTCAGGCATTATGGTTCTACGTCCAGATTATTTGAGAATGATACCTCTATATTCTTATTGGGTACTGATGAGAAAGTTGGAGAGCCTGCCCAAACTAATAATG GTTCTAATAAAGGTGCAGCAACAGAACCAGTCACTGGGTGCTCCATACCTATCGCACCAACTGAAGATGGAAACAAT GGTATTGTTGAGCCTGTGGACCTTGCAAAGGACAATGGGAATGCACCTCAAGGATGCCATGCTGCCTCCGAAGTTCATCCCG ATAAGGTAGCAGAGGGAAACGATATGTCTCTCACCAG TGTTTCTAAGGATGCTACTGGCCACAGTGGAGATGTTAAAGTTCCCACTGCAGAACCGCAAATAGGGGAATCACATATCAACCCAGCTTCAG CGTTAAGACCAAAGGATGCAGGTCCCCCAATCCAGGCCAGCATGAATGGGTCGACGCATAAAACATCTGCCAACGG CCTTCTGGATCAATCAAATGCCAACTCAGGGTTAGAATCTTCAGGCTTTGATAATCCCAGTTGCACTAACTCGAGCAGTGCTGTGCCACCCACGAGTAACGACTTGACCGAGTCTGCAGCTAATGCTGCAGATGTTGATTCTGTTGAGAATGGCACGGGAACGAAACCAGAAGAATTGGGAGGCTCGAGACCATCCTATGTTCGGCGAGGAAGGAAAAGGGTGGTGCGAGGCACTAGAGGAAGAGGGAAGTAG
- the LOC133888939 gene encoding ethylene-responsive transcription factor ERF003-like: protein MPKLQRFRGVRQRHWGSWVSEIRHPLLKTRIWLGTYETAEDAARAYDEAARLMSGPAARTNFPASSIGGSGGTLSPTLRAKLEKCCTASAPVQEGANTSRTGGVDGSGLGREHEDVKAEHGGDGEYIEEMIRELTYYGSVEIQHPSSSSSAAACSSSAIR from the exons ATGCCGAAGCTGCAGAGGTTCAGAGGAGTGAGGCAGAGGCACTGGGGCTCCTGGGTCTCCGAAATCCGCCACCCACTGCT GAAGACGAGGATCTGGCTGGGCACGTACGAGACGGCGGAGGACGCGGCGCGGGCGTACGACGAGGCAGCGCGGCTGATGAGCGGGCCCGCTGCGCGCACCAACTTCCCTGCCAGCAGCATCGGCGGCTCGGGCGGCACCCTCTCCCCGACGCTGCGCGCGAAGCTGGAGAAATGCTGCACGGCGTCGGCGCCGGTGCAAGAGGGCGCCAACACGTCAAGAACGGGAGGCGTCGACGGCAGCGGCCTCGGCCGGGAACACGAGGACGTGAAAGCTGagcacggcggcgacggcgagtaCATCGAGGAGATGATCAGGGAGCTCACGTACTACGGCTCCGTGGAGATACAacacccctcctcctcctcctctgccgccGCCTGTTCGAGCTCGGCGATTAGGTGA